Proteins co-encoded in one Lucilia cuprina isolate Lc7/37 chromosome X, ASM2204524v1, whole genome shotgun sequence genomic window:
- the LOC124420072 gene encoding uncharacterized protein LOC124420072, giving the protein MIKHGIKLLMGPNVMISRNVEIPLDVEHQKSPPQSEVLLWARLEGDCEDNSLWVVEPAKIKGDIITVRALVKPCKSKIVPVRVLNLSSYEKIIKPNSELGECASAEAVVNCVEKPVNKSIREYELLADYVEKWVEKLASEKSKAKQFLKRHLSVFSLNSQNQNRTAIVKHQIDTGDARPINQTLKSIPFAKRNEVKEFVNEMERNGVIEPSSSP; this is encoded by the coding sequence ATGATTAAACATGGCATTAAATTGCTTATGGGGCCAAATGTTATGATTTCGCGAAATGTTGAAATTCCTCTTGATGTTGAACATCAAAAATCGCCTCCACAGTCAGAAGTTTTGTTGTGGGCCCGTCTGGAGGGAGATTGTGAGGACAACAGTTTATGGGTAGTAgaaccagcaaaaataaaaggtGATATTATAACAGTTAGAGCCCTTGTCAAACCCTGTAAAAGCAAAATAGTTCCTGTAAGAGTGCTTAACTTGTCCAGCTATGAAAAAATAATCAAGCCAAACTCCGAACTAGGTGAATGTGCTTCAGCAGAGGCAGTAGTCAATTGTGTAGAAAAGCCTGTCAATAAATCCATCAGAGAATACGAGTTACTAGCGGATTATGTGGAAAAATGGGTAGAAAAACTAGCGTCAGAAAAAAGTAAAGCCAAACAATTTCTGAAAAGACATTTAtctgtattttctttaaatagtcAAAACCAAAATAGAACAGCAATTGTGAAACATCAAATAGATACTGGTGATGCGAGACCCATAAATCAGACTCTCAAAAGTATTCCTTTTGCTAAACGAAACGAAGTGAAGGAGTTTGTGAACGAAATGGAGCGGAACGGCGTAATCGAACCATCTTCTAGTCCTTGA